The Desmonostoc muscorum LEGE 12446 genome includes a region encoding these proteins:
- a CDS encoding CVNH domain-containing protein, translated as MLKICVTFLSAIFLSFNMAIANAWATGEFSRTCENISVEGSTLTASCEKADGYTLSTTSIDLNPYIANLDGTLSWDGDKFALTCANIGLAGTNRLRAECERADGETYLGTYINLDEHIANIDGKLKFE; from the coding sequence ATGTTGAAAATTTGTGTGACTTTTTTGTCTGCCATCTTCCTGAGCTTTAATATGGCGATCGCCAACGCTTGGGCAACTGGTGAATTTTCTCGAACCTGTGAGAACATTAGTGTTGAGGGTTCAACTCTCACGGCTAGTTGCGAAAAAGCCGACGGATATACTCTCTCTACAACTTCTATCGACTTAAATCCATATATCGCCAATCTGGATGGAACCTTGAGTTGGGATGGAGATAAATTTGCTCTCACCTGCGCCAATATTGGTTTAGCTGGTACTAACAGACTCCGCGCTGAGTGTGAAAGAGCGGACGGAGAAACATATCTCGGAACATACATCAATCTTGATGAGCATATTGCCAATATTGACGGTAAGCTCAAGTTTGAATAA